Within Vicia villosa cultivar HV-30 ecotype Madison, WI linkage group LG1, Vvil1.0, whole genome shotgun sequence, the genomic segment GAAAGTTCCTCCATTGTCACAACTCACTTTCGCACATCCAAGTCGAACTGAGTTTCTCCAAACAACTTGAGTATAATGGCCACACACTTTACCAGCAGCACATGTATTACTATCATAATCATAGTCGGATTTCTCATCCACCCACAACTTCACTGCATCTGTACCGCTCATGCCACCCGAGCTCACCGCGATATTCTCCCCGTAACGGCCACCACCACCGGAGTGGATTAGTTGACAATCCTTACGTTGATTAGCATAGTTTTGTGCAAAAGCAGCGACAGTATCGTCCCAGGCAATATCTGAAACACCAACCTGCGATCTTGCTGCGTTGTGGGCGTTCACGTAGTCTGTTGACGAGTCTTGTGCATATGCAACTTGACTCCCCACAAGAAATATTAACCCTAAGACACACACTTATTACAAAAAGTTCAAGGCTTTTGCAAACCATGTGATAGAATCATCCACCAGTACTCCTTCTGCCGCACAATATCAGCAAATGATGACATACATTCAAGCTCAAATGGCTGATGCTGCAGTCTCTACAAGTGAAAAATCAGGTGAATTCTGTCTTGGCATCAGTTTTTCGGTTCTCGAATCTTTGCCTAAATCTGCTTTTTCTCTTTGGCTGGTTGATTCTGGTGCCTCCGCCCACATATGTAATGACATAACTAAGTTCACCAATTATATTGTGCTCCATAACACCCATGTCACTCTaccaaataaacaaaaaattaaagtATGTGGCATAGGAAGTATTTCCCTGAGTCACTCTTTTACAATCACAAATGTTTTGCACATTCCCACTTTCAATGTCAACTTAATTTCAGTTGGTGCTTTATTAAACACCCAGAAATTTGATGTTTTTTTCATTGAAAATTGTTGTCTCATACAGGATCGCACACA encodes:
- the LOC131598009 gene encoding pathogenesis-related protein 1-like; the protein is MSSFADIVRQKEYWWMILSHVCVLGLIFLVGSQVAYAQDSSTDYVNAHNAARSQVGVSDIAWDDTVAAFAQNYANQRKDCQLIHSGGGGRYGENIAVSSGGMSGTDAVKLWVDEKSDYDYDSNTCAAGKVCGHYTQVVWRNSVRLGCAKVSCDNGGTFITCNYDPPGNYNGEKPY